A DNA window from Anoplolepis gracilipes chromosome 13, ASM4749672v1, whole genome shotgun sequence contains the following coding sequences:
- the Fibroin3 gene encoding silk fibroin 3: protein MKIPAILVTSFLAWGLASGNPHLLKESDASASASASATAVANAKKNFHPLPIPLKSEHHGIVIDKSKFNIRKVVLSAIDDINGAPKLGLGWKKVSWALENAKSNAHVTAETLALIKKVVAVLSANYIKATKIAAHASAQALAVAKAAEKAQKIAQAKGRAASEALSALTEASSKAEAAAAATADAIARTYEDARAANSAQTKTSGEAENANRAAAAILAALERIAEASAEANQAATKAAASAAATSALHAKANAASQANAKAAAQARTASEEAESAQTATLSNAQLTASLAQKASADQQAASARADYFTARTEADAAAQASAINALRDGLVVGLGNDAGASAQGAAQANALARANGHKLHHEKGLHLPLHKELDWQLPLHKIGSAASASASASADAEASSLGKKW from the coding sequence ATGAAGATTCCAGCGATACTCGTGACGTCCTTCCTCGCCTGGGGACTGGCCAGCGGGAATCCTCACCTCCTTAAGGAGTCGGACGCTTCCGCGTCTGCGAGCGCGTCCGCGACCGCGGTTGCCAATGCCAAGAAGAATTTCCATCCGTTACCGATACCGTTGAAAAGCGAACATCATGGCATCGTAATCGACAAGTCAAAATTCAACATCAGGAAGGTAGTGCTGAGCGCGATCGACGATATCAATGGCGCTCCTAAGCTCGGTCTGGGATGGAAAAAGGTCAGTTGGGCGCTGGAGAACGCCAAGTCAAACGCGCACGTGACCGCCGAGACGCTGGCACTCATCAAGAAGGTTGTGGCGGTTCTCTCGGCGAACTACATCAAGGCGACCAAGATCGCGGCTCACGCGTCCGCTCAAGCACTGGCTGTTGCTAAGGCCGCGGAAAAAGCGCAGAAGATAGCTCAAGCGAAGGGTAGAGCGGCCTCTGAAGCGCTCTCCGCCTTAACCGAGGCGTCCTCGAAAGCCGAAGCAGCAGCCGCGGCTACAGCAGACGCGATCGCACGCACGTACGAGGATGCCAGAGCAGCCAATTCCGCGCAGACCAAGACCAGTGGCGAGGCTGAGAATGCCAATCGCGCAGCGGCTGCCATCCTCGCAGCTCTCGAGCGCATCGCGGAAGCCTCCGCGGAAGCCAACCAAGCCGCTACCAAGGCAGCTGCCTCCGCCGCTGCCACGTCCGCTCTGCATGCTAAAGCCAACGCAGCTTCGCAAGCCAACGCTAAAGCAGCCGCCCAGGCCAGAACAGCGTCCGAGGAGGCAGAGTCCGCTCAGACGGCCACCTTGTCAAACGCACAGCTGACCGCGTCGTTGGCGCAGAAGGCCAGCGCTGATCAGCAGGCAGCCTCCGCCAGGGCTGATTACTTCACCGCCAGAACCGAGGCTGACGCCGCTGCACAGGCGTCCGCTATCAACGCGCTCAGGGATGGATTAGTCGTTGGATTAGGAAATGACGCCGGCGCTTCTGCCCAAGGTGCTGCACAGGCCAATGCTCTCGCTCGCGCCAACGGACATAAACTACATCACGAGAAGGGTCTGCACTTGCCCTTGCACAAGGAACTTGACTGGCAATTGCCCTTGCACAAGATCGGAAGCGCGGCTTCCGCCAGTGCATCGGCCAGTGCCGACGCCGAGGCATCCTCGCTCGGaaaaaaatggtag